A single Epinephelus lanceolatus isolate andai-2023 chromosome 22, ASM4190304v1, whole genome shotgun sequence DNA region contains:
- the sh3tc1 gene encoding SH3 domain and tetratricopeptide repeat-containing protein 1 isoform X2 → MSARWDRDAGSRGNRRKISPEGEQHREVAEKSNRHSRTVRGFSRDAASLKGTASACEENFPTALPVLLDVVRGPDRLPADEESQEMLRGKLRILQADSTKVNALFMELSTNLISINSEEKVILVTFKTFEEIWKFTTYYTLGFLGQCMENLLFDQKFWLNSLEEDIAIEVSIQEETLNLIYKGILMQEGSLFASCSTNQMFDSSTSGGDLYLEQGDIAQFEPPFLGSGWTVLCLADGARGTAPKPALELVVPFYQWFLKSCAESILVGDGKPACDFPLQFARGTCLATEEYDAEGPDELSVVSGDRIIIVGLLVSCFDWFTGRKEATGEVGLVKTSLVKPSTDIYNSEDIFLDREDRTLFSLQEGKVIKETTALLKEKSQNDIGHSYKLDIISDQDSEKKKSCSSSGKVDFQQQTDLKRNIQRILDQGKDSLPDSKLTINGTLGDLVLAAEDKNPSPPCFTVHPVVEGNNNTENFIPLFSFLDGQDYKIEFGILYGLSSEVLTSSTFTGHSDEDELIAFLGVARETARKKRLFWSQTRLCFLLGKLCAGRSKFSQARVYFEEALSVPREGFMDLRLLASIYSNLVAIYLLQKNTESFFALTERLVALLMGIPDCLECLQDNSALKYILKKAVLSHNQMAEARACHLLAKHHWIRSEGVKSLPYLERLLVLCAETQRTWGISTSHEYLSLGRLYSKHRLPHLSVSSARRASLQPSATLTDCLSSMVLVLDDINRLYGITEQEASIPPQVAPYLHQALSSSKVQGGGSDQNHVLSHQLTLCLCQLFCKHRMVGHAISHMHTLINDNPPSQRLPISVPERNSALIWLAWLHIDNNQPNVALDILDSVLASMPEHCTTPQEGVVLNMRGVALRCMGDIRRAAESYQAAVDICQEYEDMPNWAVAQANLGLLCLKAGAKGLAQRHLTEAVQLFSELDEEGHEANFITVLLELGQHYVKQHQLDYGKGCYEWALLIAISTNLLDCQLTATQHLCHLYGCESPDQAQCIIYSQHQVQLLRHTGDRGQEGDALEAISQLYLTLGTERAYRAALDYTKSSLGISIDLGCREKEAYGWLQAGKIYHLVNQTELVDLYIQAAQDVALSTGDTGFILKLLEAAGDIFFNSNQDRDKAITFYRVSV, encoded by the exons ctctgccAGTGCTGCTGGATGTGGTCAGGGGTCCTGACCGCCTTCCTGCAGATGAGGAGTCACAGGAAATGCTGAGAGGGAAACTGCGCATTCTGCAAGCTGACAGCACCAAGGTCAACGCTCTATTCATG GAGCTATCCACTAATCTCATCTCCATCAACAGTGAAGAAAAAGTGATTCTTGTGACATTCAAAACATTTGAGGAAATATGGAAGTTCACCACATATTACACTCTAG GTTTCCTGGGTCAGTGTATGGAGAATTTGTTGTTCGACCAGAAATTCTGGCTCAATTCTTTGGAGGAAGACATCGCAATCGAGGTTTCCATTCAGGAGGAAACTCTTAACCTGATCTACAAAGGCATCCTCATGCAGGAAG GTTCATTGTTTGCTAGTTGTAGTACCAACCAGATGTTTGACAGCTCCACCTCTGGAGGTGACCTGTACCTGGAGCAGGGAGATATAGCCCAGTTTGAGCCTCCCTTCCTGGGCTCAGGATGGACAGTCCTCTGCCTGGCTGACGGAGCCAGAGGGACAGCACCCAAACCTGCTCTGGAGCTGGTCGTCCCTTTTTATCA ATGGTTTCTCAAATCCTGTGCAGAGAGCATTTTAGTTGGTGAtgggaaacctgcctgtgactTCCCTCTGCAGTTTG CCAGAGGAACCTGTCTGGCCACAGAGGAGTATGATGCTGAGGGCCCAGATGAGCTGAGTGTGGTATCCGGCGATCGCATCATCATTGTGGGGCTTCTGGTGTCCTGCTTTGATTGGTTCACAGGGAGGAAGGAGGCGACAGGAGAAGTGGGTCTGGTCAAGACaagcctggtgaaaccatccaCGGACATTTACAA CTCAGAAGATATCTTtttggacagagaggacaggacatTGTTCAGTCTGCAAGAAGGCAAAGTCATAAAGGAAACAACTGCCTTATTGAAGGAGAAATCTCAAAATGATATTGGTCATAGCTACAAACTGG ATATCATCAGTGACCAagactctgagaaaaaaaaatcat GCAGCTCTTCAGGCAAAGTTGATTTTCAGCAGCAGACTGACCTGAAGAGAAATATTCAGAGAATTCTTGATCAAGGAAAAGACTCACTACCAGATTCCAAATTGACCATAAACGGGACACTTGGGGACTTGGTCCTGGCCGCAGAGGACAAAAACCCAAGCCCTCCCTGTTTCACTGTTCATCCTGTTGTAGAaggaaacaacaacactgagaacttcattcctctcttctcttttttggATGGACAAGACTACAAAAtagagtttggcattttgtatGGACTAAGTTCGGAAgtcctcacctcctccaccttcacTGGTCACTCAGATGAGGATGAGCTGATTGCCTTCCTGGGCGTTGCTAGGGAAACGGCCAGGAAGAAGCGACTCTTTTGGTCACAGACGCGTTTGTGCTTCCTGTTGGGTAAGCTCTGTGCTGGGAGGTCAAAGTTCAGCCAGGCCCGGGTTTACTTTGAGGAAGCCCTCAGTGTGCCACGAGAAGGCTTCATGGATCTCAGGCTATTGGCCAGCATCTACTCCAACCTGGTTGCCATATATCTTTTGCAGAAAAATACTGAAAGTTTCTTTGCTCTGACAGAGCGGCTTGTTGCCTTGCTAATGGGAATCCCAGACTGCCTGGAATGCTTACAGGACAACTCTGCTCTTAAATACATCCTCAAGAAAGCTGTTCTCTCTCACAACCAAATGGCAGAGGCCAGGGCTTGTCATCTATTGGCTAAGCACCACTGGATTCGTTCTGAGGGGGTGAAATCTCTTCCTTACCTTGAGAGACTGCTCGTTCTTTGTGCTGAAACTCAAAGAACATGGGGCATCTCTACCAGTCATGAATACCTGTCCCTGGGAAGGCTCTACAGCAAACACCGACTTCCCCACCTCAGTGTTAGTTCAGCCAGGAGAGCTTCTCTACAGCCCTCTGCTACACTGACAGACTGCCTTAGCAGCATGGTTCTGGTTTTGGACGATATCAATAGACTGTATGGGATTACAGAACAGGAAGCCTCCATCCCACCTCAAGTGGCTCCATATTTACATCAAGCCCTCTCTTCTAGCAAAGTCCAAGGAGGGGGAAGTGATCAAAACCATGTTTTGAGCCACCAGCTTACTCTTTGCCTCTGCCAACTCTTTTGCAAGCACAGAATGGTTGGACACGCTATCAGCCATATGCATACTCTCATAAACGACAATCCTCCCTCACAGCGACTCCCCATTTCTGTTCCAGAAAGAAACAGTGCCCTCATCTGGCTAGCATGGCTTCACATTGACAACAATCAGCCAAATGTTGCTTTGGATATCCTGGACTCTGTCCTAGCTTCCATGCCAGAACACTGCACTACCCCTCAGGAAG GTGTGGTCCTCAACATGCGTGGTGTGGCCCTTCGATGCATGGGTGACATTCGGAGGGCAGCAGAGAGCTACCAGGCTGCTGTTGACATCTGCCAAGAGTATGAGGATATGCCAAACTGGGCTGTTGCTCAGGCTAACCTAG GGTTGTTATGTCTGAAGGCTGGAGCTAAAGGACTAGCGCAAAGACACCTGACTGAGGCTGTGCAGCTCTTCTCTGAGTTGGATGAAGAAGGTCATGAGGCAAACTTCATCACAGTACTGCTGGAGCTGGGACAGCACTATGTTAAGCAGCACCAGCTGGACTACGGGAAAGGATGCTATGAATGGGCCCTGCTGATAGCTATCAGCACCAACCTGTTAGACT GCCAGCTCACTGCAACCCAACACCTGTGCCATCTGTATGGGTGTGAGAGTCCAGACCAGGCCCAGTGTATCATCTACAGTCAGCACCAGGTCCAGCTGCTgagacacacaggagacagaggacaggagggggACGCACTGGAAGCCATCAGCCAGCTCTACCTCACACTGGGCACAGAGAG GGCGTACAGGGCAGCTCTTGACTACACCAAGAGCAGTCTGGGTATTTCTATCGACCTGGGCTGCAGGGAGAAGGAGGCGTATGGCTGGCTGCAAGCTGGGAAGATCTATCACCTGGTGAACCAGACTGAACTGGTGGACCTTTATATTCAG GCAGCTCAGGATGTTGCTCTGAGTACAGGAGACACCGGGTTCATTCTGAAGCTTCTGGAAGCTGCAGGAGACATTTTCTTCAACAGCAACCAAGACCGGGACAAGGCCATCACCTTTTATAGG GTGAGCGTCTGA